TCGCGCGGGGTGCAGTTGAGCACCGCCACCTTCTTCACCTCCACCAGGTCCGCGATGTCTCGGGCCTGGCCCAGGTGCCTGGGCAGGCCGTTGAGTATCACGCCCGGCGCCCCGCCGTTCTTCTTCACGAACGAGCCCACGATCTTCTTGACGATCGGGAACGCCTCGTCGGGGAAGAGCTCGTGCCTGGAGATGAGCCCGGAGACGTACTCGACCTCTTCGTCCGTGAGGCCGTGGTCCGCAGCGCCGCGCACGACCGCGCGCAGCTCGTGGCCGAAGTCGAAATGGACCCATCCTGTGCGCTTTTCCAGCATCGCCCCGAGTGGCGATTTCCCGGAAC
Above is a genomic segment from Pseudomonadota bacterium containing:
- a CDS encoding nucleoside monophosphate kinase, which produces MGYLGAMSIAGNMPALLLVGPTGSGKSPLGAMLEKRTGWVHFDFGHELRAVVRGAADHGLTDEEVEYVSGLISRHELFPDEAFPIVKKIVGSFVKKNGGAPGVILNGLPRHLGQARDIADLVEVKKVAVLNCTPREAAARVARRSMGLTGDHFGRPDDTHEAVLKKLGTFANETVPMIEHYRSAGTNIIDVIVESGTTEAGIASQILEWF